From Aedes albopictus strain Foshan chromosome 1, AalbF5, whole genome shotgun sequence, one genomic window encodes:
- the LOC109399864 gene encoding sodium-independent sulfate anion transporter, with protein sequence MAKEVVITDRELYPSHQIPDDSDLDYREQFPDLRPLLQRQLRGIWTRENALRRFPFLVWGPQYNLKKFLSDAIAGITVGLTSIPQSIAYAVVANLEPQYGLYSNFMGSFVYAFFGSVKEITIAPTAIMALMVQHIVLELGPAGAILASFLSGCITLLLGLLNFGFVVQFISMPVITGFITAAALTIISSQMKSLMGISSPGKSSGFIDSWTNVVENAGQTRLWDALLGFISLTILVFLTLIKGRGSGRWRTASKYICLLRNALIVISGGTLAYAFASNYKYPFRLTGEVASGFPPLEPPPFSTTFNGAFYDFPQMLRILGSSVITIPLISILEVVSIGKAFSKGNPVDATQEMIALGLCNVAGSFTASIPTTASFARTAINSSSGVKTPFGGMFTGVLVLAALGLLTEYFYFIPKATLAAVIIAAMIFMIEYRAVAEMWRIKRIDIIPFLVTVIACLFMGLEYGILIGISVNLCFLLYLISRPRIEHRAVMINHTNTLVLRPTNDLAFSSAEYFREKILNMATKQVADLVVIDGEMIKYIDSTVVKNLSSTVNELRLQGRQVLLWRWNREVQCSLYRYKKDQFLPLFRSEENVEHVIMRWRESNVNEGCV encoded by the exons ACTCCGACTTGGACTACCGGGAGCAGTTCCCAGATCTTCGGCCCCTATTGCAGCGGCAGTTGCGTGGCATCTGGACCCGAGAGAACGCCCTCCGCCGTTTTCCATTTCTCGTATGGGGTCCGCAGTACAATCTGAAGAAGTTTCTCTCCGATGCCATCGCAGGTATAACGGTCGGGTTGACTTCGATTCCGCAGAGCATAGCTTACGCCGTGGTGGCAAACCTGGAACCCCAGTACGGTTTGTACTCGAACTTCATGGGATCGTTCGTGTACGCGTTTTTCGGCAGTGTAAAGGAAATCACAATTGCTCCCACGGCCATTATGGCACTCATGGTACAGCACATTGTCCTAGAGCTGGGACCGGCCGGGGCGATTCTCGCCTCGTTCCTTTCCGGGTGCATAACACTGCTCTTAGGTTTGCTGAACTTTGGCTTCGTGGTTCAATTCATATCGATGCCGGTCATTACCGGCTTCATTACGGCGGCGGCGCTCACAATCATCAGCAGTCAGATGAAGTCTCTGATGGGAATCTCTAGTCCCGGGAAGTCTAGCGGATTCATAGACTCATGGACGAACGTGGTGGAAAACGCTGGGCAGACGAGGCTATGGGATGCGTTGTTGGGATTTATTTCGTTGACAATTCTGGTATTCCTTACG CTCATCAAAGGCCGTGGTTCTGGTAGATGGCGAACTGCCTCAAAGTATATCTGCCTACTTCGTAATGCCTTGATAGTCATCAGCGGAGGAACACTTGCATACGCTTTCGCTTCCAACTACAAATATCCATTCCGGTTAACGGGTGAGgttgcttcaggatttcctccgctTGAACCACCTCCATTCTCTACCACATTCAACGGTGCATTCTACGACTTTCCTCAAATGCTTCGAATCCTCGGATCATCTGTGATCACCATCCCGTTGATTTCCATCCTGGAAGTGGTTTCCATTGGAAAGGCTTTTTCCAAAGGCAACCCGGTAGATGCCACGCAGGAAATGATCGCATTGGGATTGTGTAATGTCGCCGGATCGTTCACGGCGTCCATTCCAACTACGGCCTCATTCGCACGAACGGCGATCAACAGCAGTTCAGGTGTTAAGACTCCATTCGGAGGAATGTTTACGGGAGTTCTAGTCCTTGCAGCCTTAGGATTGCTAACGGAATACTTCTATTTCATACCGAAAGCAACACTGGCAGCGGTGATCATCGCAGCAATGATATTCATGATCGAGTATCGCGCAGTTGCCGAGATGTGGAGGATCAAGCGAATTGACATAATACCGTTTCTGGTAACGGTGATCGCTTGCCTATTCATGGGACTGGAGTACGGTATTCTGATTGGAATTAGCGTCAACTTGTGCTTCCTGCTGTACCTGATATCGAGACCGAGGATCGAGCATCGAGCTGTTATG ATCAACCACACAAACACGCTGGTGCTACGGCCAACGAATGACCTAGCATTCTCGTCAGCGGAATATTTCCGCGAAAAGATTCTAAACATGGCTACTAAACAGGTAGCCGATTTGGTGGTGATCGATGGAGAGATGATCAAGTACATTGATTCAACGGTGGTGAAGAATCTATCCAGTACGGTGAACGAATTGAGGTTACAGGGTCGCCAGGTTCTGCTGTGGAGGTGGAATCGAGAGGTTCAGTGTTCGCTGTATCGGTACAAAAAGGACCAATTCTTACCCTTGTTCAGATCCGAAGAGAATGTAGAACACGTGATCATGCGATGGAGAGAGTCCAATGTTAATGAAGGATGTGTAtga